The Gemmatimonas sp. genome includes the window GGTGCCACCCGTGCTTCGTGCGCCGCGCACGCTGAGGAGGAGCGCCAGCAAGAGCGTGGCGGACAGGATGCCGAGCGAAATCGTCATGGCTCGCGACTATCGAGGGCACCGATGATCGCCATGACGACGGACGTCATGAGCACCCAGAACACAATCCATCCGAGCAGAAACGGCATACCGAGAATGCGCGGCTCGACGCGGTTGGCAAACCACGGCGCGCCGACGAGGGCGACTGCAGGGACCAGCGCCAGCAGTCGATACGGCTTGGTCATGCCGTGGCGAGCAGATCAAGGGTGGCGGCGGTGAGATATCGCAGGCCGATGTCCAGCGAGCGTTCGTCGATCTGGAAGCGCGGGTGATGATGCGGAAAGTCGATGCCGACCTCGACATTCCCCGCACCGATGAACGCGAACACACCCGGCGCACGCTGTTGGTACGCCGAGAAGTCCTCGCCGCCCATCGTGGGGCGCATGTCGATGAGGGTGTCCGCACCGAATGTGTTGGCCACGACGTTGGTCAGTCGCGCAGTGAGTGCCGGATCGTTGATCACCGGACGGTAGCCGGGCTCATACCGGAACTCGTAGGTGGCGCCGAACGCGCTGGTCACGCCCTTGATGATGCGCTCGATCGTGACGGGCACGGTGGTGCGCAGCATGGGATCGAAGGTGCGCACGGTACCGGCGAGATAGGCCGTGCTGGGGATCACGTTGAACGTGGTGCCGGCAACGAACTGCGTGACCGACAGGACGACGGGGTCGAGCGGATCGACGGTGCGCGACACGACGTGCTGCAGTGCCGAGATGACCTGCGCGCCGATGGCGATCGGGTCGATCGTGCCTTGCGGGATGGCGGCATGTCCGCCCTTGCCGATGATCGTACACTCGAAGGTGTCGGGCGCGGCCATCGCCGGTCCTGCAATGAGTCCGATGCGCCCAACCGGCATGGCCGACCAGACATGGAGGCCGATGACGTAGTCGACCCCATTCATCACGCCCTGACGCACCATCTCTTCGGCGCCGCCGGGTGAGAGCTCCTCGGCATGCTGAAACAGGAAGCGCACCTCGCCGCGCAGCTGGTCGCGATGACGCGCCAGCAGGGTCACGAGACCAAGGGCGATCGAGGTGTGTCCGTCGTGCCCGCAGGCGTGCATCGCCCCGTCCGTCTGCGACCGGTACTCGACGTCGTTCTCCTCGTGGATGGGGAGGGCGTCGATGTCGGCGCGCACGGCGAGCACCGGTCCCTGCCGACCCGTGAGAAGCCGCGCCATCACGCTCGTCTCGGTGGGACGCGAGATCTCGAGATCGCCAATCTGCTCCAGCACCTGCTGGATGAACCGGGCGGTTTCGTGTTCCTGGAACGCGACTTCGGGGTGCCGGTGCAGCGCGCGGCGCCAGTCGATCACCTGCGGCGCCAGCTGTTGCGCCTCGTGGAGCAAGGCGGCGGCGTCGAGGGTCGGCGTATGAGTGGCAGTCGTCATGGTCACGGATCAGGCACGGGTGAACGTGGACGCTTCCCTAGTGATGTAACCGCTCGGCCCTTCTTTGCGTAGGTTTGAGCATGGTCTTCCAGCAACCCGCATCCATCTCGGCGCCCCCAGCTCCGCCCGCCGCCCCGCAGGTACCAATTGGCGTCACGACGGGTCTCGACGCGGCTCCGCTCAGCCTCAAGCCGCTCACGGCGGCTGATGTGGAGGCACTGAAGGCCAAGCGTAGTGAGCTGTCCCGGCAGCTGACCTCGGTGCAGGGGCGCCGTGACGATGTTTCCAAGGAACTACTGCGTACGAGTGGTCCGGGCGCGAAGGGACTTGAGCAGCGCTTGGCGGTCATGGACGAACGCATCGTACAATTGGAGCGCGATATCGCCGCCAACGGCCGCGAACTAGCTCGGGCACCGGGTGAGCTCGTGTCTGAAGAGGCGGCGACGCAGCGGTACGGTCCGTTCAGCTCCGGACAGTTGACGGCGATTTCGATCGTGTCGATTGTGATGATATGGGGACCGTTGGCGTGGGCCGCGGCGCGCCTCATGATCAAGCGCTCGAATCAGCCGAAGCCGAGTGCGCAGTTGCTGGAAGGCACGGCCCGCCTGGAGCGAATCGAGCAGGCGGTTGATGCCATGTCGATCGAAATCGAGCGCATCTCGGAAGGTCAGCGCTTCGTCACGCAGCTGATGTCGAGCAAGGCGCCAGCACCGGCGCTGGTCGAACGCACCGAGTCGCCGGCGTAATCCAGCGACCTCGGTACGAGACGAGATGCCTACGCCGGCATATCGTCGGCGCTGCGGTCGGCGAGCATGGTGGGATTGGTCACCACCGACGTGACCGAGCGGGGACGCACCATGCCACGCAGCCGCTCATAGTTGAGCCGGAAGAGTTCCACCGCGGCTGGTACGTCGTGCTCGCTGCGCATGCGGAAGCTGATCCACCCTGAGTGTGGCTGCGTGCGGTGTGGCTCCGCGCGGCCGGCGGCCACGAGGTCGCGCCGCAATCGCACCGGCATGAGCAGGTCGGCCACGCCGCTCACGTGCACGTGTCCCATCTCGCGACGGTCCACGCGAAACTCGACGCCGCCAAACCGATACGGCAGGACCTCGACGCCATCCCAGTGCTTGACGATTCCGGCGACCAGTGCGCCGAGGTCGATGGTGCCCATGTGCATCACCAAGGCAAGACGTGAACCGAATGGAGTGATGCCTGAGCATGCACCGGGTTTTCGTGAAAGGCGAGCAATCGGCACGGTCCGGGTTTGCGGAGACGAATCGTGTCGCGGCCCGGAAGCGCATAGCGTATCGTCTGTCATGGCTTCGATGAACTCTGTTCCTGATGCAACGATCGATCCGCGCTGGCGGGCCGTTGTCGAGCGCGACCGCCAGTGGGATGGCAGTTTCGTGTTTGCGGTAACGTCGACCAAAATCTTCTGCCGTCCGTCCTGTCCGTCGCGTCGGCCTCGGCAGGACCGCGTGCGTTTCTATGAGAGCGGCCTCGACGCGCGTGCGGCCGGCTTCCGGGCCTGCAAACGCTGCGTGCCGGAGTCGGCCTTGGCCGGTGGCACCGATGCCTTGCACACGCCGCTGGTCGTGCGCGCGATCAGCCTGCTGGAGGATGATGCGATGACGGTCACGCAGCTCGCTGATGCGCTCGATGTCAGTCGTGCCCATCTGCAGCGGGTGTTCACGCGCCTGGTGGGTTGCACACCTGCCGAATGGCAACGGGCCCAACGCAGCGAGCGGTTGCGCACCGCGCTGCCTGCGAGTGCATCGGTGTCGAGCGCGGCCTTCGACGCGGGCTTCGACTCTTTGCCCAGTGCCTACGCGGCGGCGTCGGCGCACCTTGGCATGTCTCCCGGTGCGCTGCGTCGCGGCGCGGCCGGCGAGACGGTGTTCTACACGATCGTGCCGTGTGCACTTGGCTTCGTGATGGTGGCGATGACATCGCGTGGCGTACATCGCGTGGTGCTGGGCGACGACGCCGCGGCGCTCGAGACAACATTGCGCGAGTCATTGCACGCCGCGGACCTCGTGCGGGATGATGCAGCGCTCGGCGACATCAGCGCGAGCGTGGTGGCGCTGGCGAGTGGCGCGGCGCTGTCGCACGCGCTGCCGCTCGATCTGCGTGGCACGGCGTTTCAGCAGCGCGTGTGGCGCGA containing:
- a CDS encoding DUF3311 domain-containing protein, with the translated sequence MTKPYRLLALVPAVALVGAPWFANRVEPRILGMPFLLGWIVFWVLMTSVVMAIIGALDSREP
- a CDS encoding luciferase family protein, giving the protein MGTIDLGALVAGIVKHWDGVEVLPYRFGGVEFRVDRREMGHVHVSGVADLLMPVRLRRDLVAAGRAEPHRTQPHSGWISFRMRSEHDVPAAVELFRLNYERLRGMVRPRSVTSVVTNPTMLADRSADDMPA
- a CDS encoding amidohydrolase, yielding MTTATHTPTLDAAALLHEAQQLAPQVIDWRRALHRHPEVAFQEHETARFIQQVLEQIGDLEISRPTETSVMARLLTGRQGPVLAVRADIDALPIHEENDVEYRSQTDGAMHACGHDGHTSIALGLVTLLARHRDQLRGEVRFLFQHAEELSPGGAEEMVRQGVMNGVDYVIGLHVWSAMPVGRIGLIAGPAMAAPDTFECTIIGKGGHAAIPQGTIDPIAIGAQVISALQHVVSRTVDPLDPVVLSVTQFVAGTTFNVIPSTAYLAGTVRTFDPMLRTTVPVTIERIIKGVTSAFGATYEFRYEPGYRPVINDPALTARLTNVVANTFGADTLIDMRPTMGGEDFSAYQQRAPGVFAFIGAGNVEVGIDFPHHHPRFQIDERSLDIGLRYLTAATLDLLATA
- the ada gene encoding bifunctional DNA-binding transcriptional regulator/O6-methylguanine-DNA methyltransferase Ada, which produces MNSVPDATIDPRWRAVVERDRQWDGSFVFAVTSTKIFCRPSCPSRRPRQDRVRFYESGLDARAAGFRACKRCVPESALAGGTDALHTPLVVRAISLLEDDAMTVTQLADALDVSRAHLQRVFTRLVGCTPAEWQRAQRSERLRTALPASASVSSAAFDAGFDSLPSAYAAASAHLGMSPGALRRGAAGETVFYTIVPCALGFVMVAMTSRGVHRVVLGDDAAALETTLRESLHAADLVRDDAALGDISASVVALASGAALSHALPLDLRGTAFQQRVWRELQRIPRGETITYAELAARIGAPKAVRAVGTACGANPVAMVVPCHRVVRADGSLGGYAWGLERKANLLRVEQLKTP